The sequence AAATGTGATACGGAAACGAGCTGTTCGTCGTCTTGTTGTTGGCGGTGGCGATAAAATGCTGCGGCGGGTTGAACAGCGACGGAAGGCGCTCGAACGGAACGAACCCGTTCCAATCGTATTCCCCCGTCCATCCCGGCATCGGCAGCGTCGGATTCTGCGCCGACCGGATCGGCAGACGGACGCCGGCAAGGTACCCGATGTTCCCGTCCGCATCGGCATACACGAAATTCTGCCCCGGAACCGTAAATTCCTTCACCCCGCTTTTGAATTCGCTCCAATTTTTGGCCTTGTTGATGAGCAGCAGCGAATACAACTCGTCGCTCACGTCCTGCCCGGTCCACCTCATCGCGACCAGAACATCCTTCGTGATCGAGCCGACGCCGTTCACATCGTTGATGACCGGTCCGTGGTTCGTCGATTTCACCGTGAGCGCGACCATCGAGGAGTCTTTCACGAGAATGGTATCCAGCGTCACCGGCATCGGACTCCAGACGCCGCGGTAGAGATACTCGCCGCCGGCGTTCGTCATTTCAAGATAGAAATCGGCGTCGTCCGCCATCACGTTCGTCATTCCCCATGCGACGTGCTGATTGTGACCGATGACGACGGTCGGTGCCCCCGGCAGCGAAACGCCGGCGACGTCGTAATCGCCGCCGTGGAGATGGAGTTCGTACCATTTCGACGGCGCGGAAAAACCGAGATGCGGGTCGTTGGCGATCATCGCCCTGCCGGACAGAGACTTCTGAGGCCCGACCGCCCAGGCGTTGCTCCCGATGTGAATGCCGGTGGTGCCGTAGAATTTTCTGAAATCCTGGTCGATGTCGATCAGCTTAAGGAGCCCGTCGGGCATTGCATCGGCGCGAAGCTCTTTGGGGACGATGACCGGCATGTTCTCGGGATAGGTCGGAAAGATCTCGTTCGCCTTTTCTTCGCCGAACGTCTTGAACAGGTCTCCGAGGACGAGGTCGACGTACCAGGAAATGTTCAGCTCCCATGCCATCATCCGCGCGACGATGAGGGAATGAAGGGGCTTCCACTCTTCCGGGGTGTAGTTCAGCATGTCGAATTCGATGGGATATTTCCCCCGGTGCGAGGCAATGAAGGCGTTCACCCCGTCGCTGTATTCCTGGAGAACGCGGCGGGATTCGGGATGCAGGTTCTGTTCGATCTTTTCGGCGATCCGTTTGATGCCGACCGTTCTGAACATCTTGTCGAACCTGAGCGTCGAAGCCCCGAAGACCTCCGATAACCGTCCTTCGCCGGCTCTCCGCGAGACGTCCATCTGCCAGAGCCGGTCCTGCGCATGGACGTAGCCTTCGGCGAAGAAGAGGTCGTGTTCGTTGCCCGCAAAAATATGGGGGATGCCGAACTCGTCGCGCTGGACCGTCACCGGCTGCTGCAGCCCTGCGACGGTGATCGTTCCGTCCACCACCGGAAACGATTTCGTGACAAGATAGCGGAGGATGAGAAGCGTGACGAGCGTAATGACAAGGAGAGAACCGACGATGCCGATGAAGATTTTAAGTTTTGACTTCATAGATTTTTGAGGAGGGAATTTCGTCCGCCGCTAATTTTTCAGGAGGAGAGGGAGATTCCACTCGAGCAAATATTCCCGAAAGGCCGACGCCGGAAGCTGCACGAGCAAAGGATGATCATCCGGGTCGAGCCATTGCATGAGAAAAAGAAGATTTTCTTCGCGCATCGCCGTGCAGCCAGACGTTGTTGAGCTGTCGGAGCCTGTCACATGGAGGAAAATACAGCTCCCTTTACCCGGGATTGAACGCGGGTTGTGCCTGACCACAATTCCCAATTTATAGTAATTCGAATCCATTTTCATCACTTCCGATGACCTCCACGGAAGCCTTCCCGCCGAGTCTCTTTTGACTTCATTTTCGGAGATAAGCGAGTTATAAAAGACGGAGCCGGTGTCGTCGACGCAATGGAGCGCTTTCGTGGCTTGTTGGTACGGAAACCTGATCCCCGGCGGCGGGAGCGAATCGTATCCGAAAAAATCCCCCAGTTCAAAAATACCCGCGGGAGAACGGCGGTCCCCTTCCGTTTTCATCCGCTCGCCGGCGGGGATCTTGTGGAGGCCTATTCCCCATGCCAGGCCCGAGTCGCCGACGACCACCTTCCACGGGATATTGTATTGCAGCCACCCGTCGCCGGTCCGGTTGAACAAGTACATCAAGCCGGTGGTGGAATTCCAATCGGGGGTGATCACGAAGACAAGCTGATTTGCATTTTCGATTTGTGCAGAAGAGCGAAGCGGCAGCGCAAAGAGGACAAATGCACAAAGCGGAAACAAGATCTTGAAACTTCTTTTGACATTCGAGGACATAATTAGTACATTGGCGTCGTAATAGTTTCACTCTGGCACGGAACGTAGCGCAGCCCGGCTAGCGCACTACCTTGGGGTGGTAGGGGTCGCGGGTTCGAATCCCGCCGTTCCGACATTTTTCGAAAGAACACCGTTGGGGGATTCACGGTGATCGTATTCAGCGTTCGTAGGTCGGGCATTCCTGTCCGACCTTTACTTTTTACGGGGACAGGCAAGAATGCCTGTCCTACGACGGCAAACCTCTTTTGATTCAGTCGATGCCGAATTCCGCTGTTCCGACCTTGCATAAGTCAAGACAAAAAAAGTCTTTGCCGCTCGGCAAAGACTTTTTCGTTTCTGCAGACGCAAAGACCCGCCTTGTTCAATTTAATTTCACCAACAGCTCTTCGAGCAGCGATTTCACTTCCAGCAGATCCTCGCGTAAATTCCGCTCCGAACCGGCGTGAACTGCCGCAGCTTCCAGCGCGGGAGCATGTGCGGGCTGTGCGTCGGCCGGCAAGAGCTGCAATTGCTCGCCGCTCTCCACCTCCGGTGTCCAGGATTTTAAGACCTGCTTTGCCCCTTCGATCGTGTACCGTTCTTCCCGCAACAGCTGGCGGATGTAGAGGATGAGCTTGATATCCTTGTTCGTATAAATCCGGTTCCCCGCCCTGTTCTTGGCCGGCTTCAACTGCTCGAACTCCGATTCCCAGTACCGCAGCACATACTGCTCAAGGTCGGTTATCTTGCTTACTTCGCTAATGGAATAATACAATTTTTTTATTCCAGTGGATTTCATCGCTTCCTCGCTGTTGTGATAAAAGGAACCAGTGCAATAGTATAAAAAAGTGATGATAATTGCAACACAGGATACCTAAAGGCAGCGCCTTGGCCTAAATTCCGATAACCACTCTTCTTTCCCTGTAGGCAGGGAAGGAAGCAAACTCCCGCATTACGGGATCCGCCTTTCACAGTTTTGGAAAGCGGGAAGAGCTTCTTGGAATCGGAACCCTCTGGGATTGGGAAAGAGGCGCGGTTTATGAAATCGCGACACCACCATAAAGCGGCTCTCACCCCTTTAAATTACTACTTTTGTGTGATTGAATTGTCCCGATCCAGAAATGTATATTGATCATCATTGTGCCCGGAGACACGGCGGCGCCGCTCTTAAAAAAAATATTTTGCGTTTAGACGATTTTAACGTATATTTGACAAAGAATTATTCGAAACCATTCATTGCCTGATGGGATCTTGATTCTTCCCCCTTTCCGCTATCGTAGCTAATTTCACACACTAACATCGAGGAGTCAAACAATGAAAAACCTCTTGCTCTTGTCGCTCTGCTGCTTGCTGATTGTTTCGGGTTCCGCATCAGGCGGTTCACTGGATGAGACCTTGCAGAAGATGGCGGGAAGTGCGGTGCAGGGATACGTCAGTCCGATCGTCACGGCATTCGGGACAGACCTCAACGGAGGCTGGTTCCACAGAGCTCCGGCGGCCGAGATGTATGGATTCGACCTTGAATTTGGTCTTGTGGCGATGGGAGCTTCAATGAAGAATGCAAACACAACGATACCGGGAGGCGTGGGAGGACAATTCACGTTCGACGACCAGCAAAGCGCGCAAATTGCCCAGAGTATCCCGAATTGGAATCTAATTCCGGGAGCCCAGCAGCAGGCAATCATCAATAAGATCGCCACGACGCCGTTCAACGTCCAACTTACCGGGCCGACGATTGTCGGATCCAAGGATGATTTCGTACAAGTAAAATTTCCGGGACAAACCATCACGGTGAATGGACAATCATTCACAATTCCCGACAATGTCATCAACACTTCGGTCACCGGTTACCTCGGAACGATCTCCACGATTCCTCTTGCCGCTCCTCAATTGAGCATCGGCACACTCGTCGGCACACAGCTCACATTCCGATGGCTGCCGAGCTATAATAACGCCGATTATGGCAAGCTGAAATATTTCGGTTTCGGCATTCAACACAACCCTGGTATCTGGTTCCCGCAGCCTCTTCCGGTCAACCTCTGCCTCAGTTTCTTTACGCAGTCGCTGGATGCAGGAAGTATCTTCACCACAAAAACAACGGCATTCGGCATCAACGCCAGCAAGACATTCGGTCCCGGCGCCCTCAATATTACTCCGTACGCGGGCTTTATGCTGGAGAGTTCCAAGATGACATTCAGCTATACGTCGACGCTTACGCTGCCTAACAATGCCGGCACGCAGCTGATCAACGTCAACTTGCCGCTGACTGGGGACGACAAATCGCGGCTCACAGTAGGCCTGAGCATCAAGATCCTCTTTCTCGACATCAATGCGGATTACAACATCGGAAAATATAATTCGGAAACCGCAGGGCTGATGTTCATCATTTAACTCTCTTCGAACATTGACACCGAAAGGCCGAATCCTCCGGGTTCGGCCTTTTCTTTTTTCGCCGCGGGTTAGTATATTGTGTGCGGCCCGGTAAAGCATCCGGTTGCCGTCACATTCGTAACACCCATCCTCACAGTGACATTCAGTTGAAAACGTACTCCGCTCTGCGAATTGCTACGCTGATGATTCCCGCCGCCGCGCTGATGCTTGGCGGCTGCAACATCGGAGAGGATAATGAAGATCCTGTCGTGCGATCGCAGGAGCTCCGCTCGAAAGCCGCAGAAGAGGCGGGAGCGCATGACTTCCTTCATGCGGAAGAACATCTCACGCAGCTCTTCCCGATCGACCAGCAGATGCAGCAGTGGGAACGGCTCGCCGAGGACCGCGCCGCCGCCGCCAAAGTTGAAACCTCACTCGGCCACTTTTCCGCCGCCACGGAAAATTACAGCGAGGCGTGGAAGTACTACCGCGAGTCCGGAAACCATGCGGCCGAGGTCCGGATGATGAACGCCGTCGGAATTCTATCCGTGGAACTGGGGGACTTCGAACAGGGGATCGGCATGCTCGCCAACGCGCTCGACGTCAGCAAGCTCGCATCCAACAACGAGCCAGACCCCGAAACGAGCATGAACCTCGGCAACGCGTATTGCTGGTCGGGGCAATACGAAAACGCGCTCGCTCAGTTCACTTCCGCGCTGGCGGTGTTCAATAAACGGCGGTCTTCCCCTTCGGTCGTCCGGGCTCTTTCGGGTGTCGGCTATGCCGATGCCAGGCTTGGAAAAAGGGACGAGGCCCTGACCGCGTTTGCAACGGTCGAGAACATTGTCAGCACCGTCCCGAACGTGATCGTGAAGGGGGAATTCAATTACGATAAAGGAAGGGGGCTCGAAGCGCTCGGAGAATGGAGCGATGCGGCGCAATCGTTCCACGACGGCATCGGCATCCTTGAAGATCTCCCGAACAGTCAAAAGAACGAACAGACGAACGACCTGCTGATTCTCCTCTACACGGCCCTCGGCAAGGTCTACGCCCACAATTTTGCCTACCAGCTCGCAAAGCAAAGCTTCATCGAAGGGTACTCGCTCGCCAAAGACGCCGGCAGAAAAATCGCCATCGGCTATTTATTGACCGCGATCGCCGACTGCGAACGGAAAATCACAGCGGTGAACCCGGACCAGCAGGCCACGATCGCCGCCGGAACATACTACGAGCAGGCGATGAACCTCTTTTCGCGGAACGGCAACATCTCCGGCGAAGCGTACGCCAACTACAAGCTGGGAATGATGAAAGAGGAAGAGGGGAACACGGACGGCGCTCTCGCATTCTACCGGCGCGCGTTCGAACTGCGCAGCGGACAGTCCGGCGAGTTCAACAACTGGGGGGAGGACGAAGAATTTTTCGGGATGCGGCGTGGGGAGGCGGCTGAAGGGATCTCCTTCTCCGATGAGACGTACTGGTACGAGCCGCTGGTCATTCTGCTTGCACGCCAGGGGCGCGCGGAAGAGGCGCTCGACATCTTCGAACAGGGAAAGACAGGATCTCTCGCGGCCCGGCTCCGTTCATTCCCCTTCCAATACCGGGACAAGAGCACGCAGCAGAGCGTCGAGGCGGTCCGTCGTCAAATGCATGCGCTCAGCGTGAAAGAGGCAGAACTCGCTTATCAGAAGGGGTTGAATGCGAATCAACGCGACGGTGCTGGGATCGCATCGCTTGCCACAGACATCGCATCCGCACGCACAGCGCTGTCGGCCAATGCATCGGCGCTTGCACAAAAGGATCCCCAGCTCGAAATTCTCTTCCGCACGCCGGCATTCCAGGAAACGGAGTTCCGTTCAGCGCTGACCTACGGCACGGTCGTGCTCGATTATCTCATCGCCGAGGACCGCATCGTTATTTTTGTGGTTTCCTTCGACGGCATGGGACGGCAGATGCCGGTCAGCGTCGTGGAAGTGCCGATCTACAAGGATATCGTGCTTGAGAAGGTCCGCCAGTACGACCTGATGCTCAACGAGCACATCCACAGCATCGGGACGGGATATTTTCAGACGACCGACATCGAACGGCTGTCGCAGGAGCTGTACAATTATTTTCTGCGCCCCGTGGAGCGGCTGTTCGTGCAGCGCGTGGTCATCATACCGCCGCGCGAGATGGAGAATATTCCGTTCCATGCGTTCACCCGCTCGACCAACGAAGGGGTGAAGCCGATGGTGGAGATCGCCGATGTCTCTTACCTGCCGTACCTCGCCGCGGCGAAAAGCATTCCGCCTCCCCCCCGGTTCATCAACTCCGTCGTCGCCATGGGAAATTCGCGGGGGAACAACTGGCCGCTCGACTTTGAATTGCGCGACATCCGGAGTTTCTTCCGCGAGACGGCCGTCTATGTCTCGCAGAACGCCGGCGAGAAACAGCTGTTCGGATCGTCGGGGGACGTGCTTCAGCTTTCGACCGACTTCGCGACCGACACGCTTTTCCCCGGCCGCTCATCGTTCGTCCTGGCGAGCGGAAGCATCACGGACCCGGATGCCGAAATTCCGGTTGCGAATTTCCTGAGCCTGCATCCGTACCCCGTCGTCTATCTTTCCGACGAGCAGCCCGGCGTCTCGGGACTGACGCC is a genomic window of Bacteroidota bacterium containing:
- a CDS encoding penicillin acylase family protein — translated: MKSKLKIFIGIVGSLLVITLVTLLILRYLVTKSFPVVDGTITVAGLQQPVTVQRDEFGIPHIFAGNEHDLFFAEGYVHAQDRLWQMDVSRRAGEGRLSEVFGASTLRFDKMFRTVGIKRIAEKIEQNLHPESRRVLQEYSDGVNAFIASHRGKYPIEFDMLNYTPEEWKPLHSLIVARMMAWELNISWYVDLVLGDLFKTFGEEKANEIFPTYPENMPVIVPKELRADAMPDGLLKLIDIDQDFRKFYGTTGIHIGSNAWAVGPQKSLSGRAMIANDPHLGFSAPSKWYELHLHGGDYDVAGVSLPGAPTVVIGHNQHVAWGMTNVMADDADFYLEMTNAGGEYLYRGVWSPMPVTLDTILVKDSSMVALTVKSTNHGPVINDVNGVGSITKDVLVAMRWTGQDVSDELYSLLLINKAKNWSEFKSGVKEFTVPGQNFVYADADGNIGYLAGVRLPIRSAQNPTLPMPGWTGEYDWNGFVPFERLPSLFNPPQHFIATANNKTTNSSFPYHISNLWEPPSRIQRLDELLRKQEKFSVEDFQRIQGDYYSFFAKETTPYILHAFDSASVADPDVQTALSYFRNWHFQLTKDDVPTTLFHVFFTHLMKNIFQNKMGDELFQKYIFIANIPYRTVPALLKNPTSWWFDDPSTPRVETRDDVIRKSLADAIRELKATLGGEMKTWQWGMIHTITLRHPFGSQPPLGSVFNIGPFPIGGSGTTLNNGEYYLAAPYQVTLGPSMRQIVDFADINGALSIIPTGESGQPMHEHYSDQTPLWLSGEYHPMPLDSARVAEAAKHTLTLLPAH
- a CDS encoding L,D-transpeptidase family protein, with the protein product MFPLCAFVLFALPLRSSAQIENANQLVFVITPDWNSTTGLMYLFNRTGDGWLQYNIPWKVVVGDSGLAWGIGLHKIPAGERMKTEGDRRSPAGIFELGDFFGYDSLPPPGIRFPYQQATKALHCVDDTGSVFYNSLISENEVKRDSAGRLPWRSSEVMKMDSNYYKLGIVVRHNPRSIPGKGSCIFLHVTGSDSSTTSGCTAMREENLLFLMQWLDPDDHPLLVQLPASAFREYLLEWNLPLLLKN
- a CDS encoding MerR family transcriptional regulator, producing MKSTGIKKLYYSISEVSKITDLEQYVLRYWESEFEQLKPAKNRAGNRIYTNKDIKLILYIRQLLREERYTIEGAKQVLKSWTPEVESGEQLQLLPADAQPAHAPALEAAAVHAGSERNLREDLLEVKSLLEELLVKLN
- a CDS encoding DUF6588 family protein, which translates into the protein MKNLLLLSLCCLLIVSGSASGGSLDETLQKMAGSAVQGYVSPIVTAFGTDLNGGWFHRAPAAEMYGFDLEFGLVAMGASMKNANTTIPGGVGGQFTFDDQQSAQIAQSIPNWNLIPGAQQQAIINKIATTPFNVQLTGPTIVGSKDDFVQVKFPGQTITVNGQSFTIPDNVINTSVTGYLGTISTIPLAAPQLSIGTLVGTQLTFRWLPSYNNADYGKLKYFGFGIQHNPGIWFPQPLPVNLCLSFFTQSLDAGSIFTTKTTAFGINASKTFGPGALNITPYAGFMLESSKMTFSYTSTLTLPNNAGTQLINVNLPLTGDDKSRLTVGLSIKILFLDINADYNIGKYNSETAGLMFII
- a CDS encoding tetratricopeptide repeat protein; translation: MKTYSALRIATLMIPAAALMLGGCNIGEDNEDPVVRSQELRSKAAEEAGAHDFLHAEEHLTQLFPIDQQMQQWERLAEDRAAAAKVETSLGHFSAATENYSEAWKYYRESGNHAAEVRMMNAVGILSVELGDFEQGIGMLANALDVSKLASNNEPDPETSMNLGNAYCWSGQYENALAQFTSALAVFNKRRSSPSVVRALSGVGYADARLGKRDEALTAFATVENIVSTVPNVIVKGEFNYDKGRGLEALGEWSDAAQSFHDGIGILEDLPNSQKNEQTNDLLILLYTALGKVYAHNFAYQLAKQSFIEGYSLAKDAGRKIAIGYLLTAIADCERKITAVNPDQQATIAAGTYYEQAMNLFSRNGNISGEAYANYKLGMMKEEEGNTDGALAFYRRAFELRSGQSGEFNNWGEDEEFFGMRRGEAAEGISFSDETYWYEPLVILLARQGRAEEALDIFEQGKTGSLAARLRSFPFQYRDKSTQQSVEAVRRQMHALSVKEAELAYQKGLNANQRDGAGIASLATDIASARTALSANASALAQKDPQLEILFRTPAFQETEFRSALTYGTVVLDYLIAEDRIVIFVVSFDGMGRQMPVSVVEVPIYKDIVLEKVRQYDLMLNEHIHSIGTGYFQTTDIERLSQELYNYFLRPVERLFVQRVVIIPPREMENIPFHAFTRSTNEGVKPMVEIADVSYLPYLAAAKSIPPPPRFINSVVAMGNSRGNNWPLDFELRDIRSFFRETAVYVSQNAGEKQLFGSSGDVLQLSTDFATDTLFPGRSSFVLASGSITDPDAEIPVANFLSLHPYPVVYLSDEQPGVSGLTPLYAAVLMMNGSSNIILTMRPSDVKPNKFFSEKFYTALARGSSVNDAYRSAVIAMSKSAAFSAPYQWSQYFKFGK